The genomic interval GCTGGGCTGGTTCCAACTTTTTTTTAAGAGTGTTTGATAGataattgttttgctttgattttttatgttttggtttgttttttttaattattgctCTTTTTTAACTGCAGCTGGTGCCGTATTTATCACCAAAGCCACCTGGCTGGGGTTGTGGTTGTTGTTCTACATGAAATGAGCCAACTCCATTTCTACAGATTCTATTTACAGTTCAAGCACCTCAGGAAAGTGTTCCGGCATGTAAGTCCCCAGACTGCATCGGTGTCTTCTAAACTTCTTTCAGTCCTGAAACCACATCCCAGGGATAATGGCTGCAGTGGAATTACTGCCATTCCCAAGGATGTGGCCATCCTTGACAGCAAGTGGAAGGATCTGTTTGCAGCAGTTGTCAGCTCAGAACAAAGGAGCGGGACTTTGGTATTAGGAACAGGATTTCAAGACATGTGTCTTTGAAGCCTTACCAGGTGAAATGTTCATTGATGTTTCAGTCCTCTGACCGTTACGTATCCTGTACCTACAGGATGCCAATTAGATTATAAATATCAAGGATTAATTTCAATAATTTGGAATTTACTCTGAGTGAGGAGGGTCTCAATAGAGTTATGCTAGTCCCACTGGTTGAAAAATACCActtttattatttgcattttgtcaagtttctcccatttcccaaaaagattatttaaataattgttttaatcTTCTGACTTACAAGCAACATTTTTGAAGGAAgatagaaagaaagaaggacTCGAATTCAAGCTTCTAGAGAGTTCTTTCTGAACTGCAGCAAATGTAAATCACAACTTAACTGGAAATACTGGAACTGGCTTTAGTTTCTATCAAAGAAGGTCTTGAGATTTGCCTTCTTGATTGTATCAGGCAAGGCAAATCTGTCCTGTAGTACAAAGAATCTTGTATCATCCCTCGTTGGAACAGGTTTggtttgtgttgggtttttctaCTTGATAAAACACCAAATGTATTTCCACTATTTCTTTATCCATCTTCCTTTGAATTTGGCTGGTTTGGGGATCAATAAACCCCTCATTTGCTTGTTATTTCTGTCTGTTGTTCAAAGTAACTAACatgttttcacattttcttttttcagagatTCACACTAGCACCTTCCGCTAACTTCCCAGTCAGCCTGTATGGAGAAAGAACAAACCCGAAACCTCAAAACACTCCACAAGgtattttgtttgggtttgcaTTGTATTTTTCAAGAGAGTGACTCACTTTGAACAGAAATTTATGATTTTGCATCCTCTGCAATCCCAGCGTTCTGCCATGGTAAACTTGTTTAGAAAGGAACACATATAATGGCTTAAACCATCAGATTTCTTATCCTGACTAGTTCAGTAACTCATGTTGGGCCGATTGTCAAAGTGAAtgtaaaagcaggaaaaggttTTAACATATTTAATCCAAATCCCTGCTGCTTTACTACCCattttgtgattattttattCTAAGATGTATCTAATCAAAGAGACAGAGATATAAATTAGGTTTGAGCTAAGAAGACTGTGTGTCTTTTTCTCTGACCCTCTCTCCAGTCTGTTGTGCCAGGTAGTAATTTGGAATGGTGCAGCCTCTAAGTGTTGATCTGATGCAGAAACTGAGCTTGACAGATGCTTCTGTATTTTACAGGTTTGACTTCCACCAGCAGTGAATATGTTATTAAAAGCTCAGACTTGCAATGTGATCCCATCATTCAGAGATacggagaaaaaaaaaaaggccttaCAAGCTATACTCTAACTttagaagagcagaaaaaaaatgattaTCCCATAGAAGGTCAGTTTTTGAGTGAGGGCCGTTGTTTTGTTGTGTTGGgggttgtttttaattttgacaGTTTAGTGATACAGTTTGTCATATAAGATGAGTTGTagaagaaagatatttttcttgttcCTGGGTGTGTTTTCCCTCCAGGTTCCCCTGGATGTAAAGGCTACATCTCCACAGAGTGTGATCAGCAGAGGACAGACAGCAGCCCTCTCTTCGGTCTGGATTGTGAAATGGTAAAACTCAGTGTGTGTGGCCTTACAAAACAGAGTCAGGCACCCAGCTCCTACCAGCTGCTCCCAAGTGAGCCAAGCACTCTGTATTTGTGAAACTACTTCTGATGTCTTGATATCTGCTGCCAGTCCCTTCTTTGGTGGTACCAGTGCTAATGCAGCAGTGGTTCTGGCAACAAGACAGAAATAATATCCTCAGCAGAGAGCTCAGTTCTGTGAagtcccagagcagcagctggatctGCCAGGCCTGTCAGCAATGCTGCAGTAACCCATGAGACTCCTGTGAAATTCCTCCTCAGAAATTCCAAACCTCCAAGGTTTGGGAAGGGAAAGATACTTCCCTGTCACACATCTTTCCTTTAGCCATCACAGttcctctggcagctgctgtggtgAAGAGTCCTCCTTTAGGGCAGTTTTATCCTTGCAGAGATGCCTGTTTGGCACCAGCATTAACTATTGATACAGCCTGGGCTCTACCTTTAAATTGTACAATGTCTCTGGGGCTGGTGCTGTCAGTGGCACTTGTGCAAGTGCAGAGCACAGACTGATACTGTGAAATTAGCACTTCTTTACAAGGTTTTTCTGTGCCATGCTTGCCTGGGTGTTTGCTGTGCTTACAGTGCACATTTAACAATTGAAATGAAGCACAGGAGAGTATAAACCCACCAGCTGTGAGTGGTACATCTCTAAGTCAGGGAACTCCTTCACAATGATGCTGCTGCAGCCAAAGCTGATGTTAGCTAAGGTTTTTGAGTGGCAGCATCTTACTGATTCAacagctgcctctgcttctTCCTGACAGTGCCTGACTGCAAAAGGGAATGAAGTCATCCGTGTGTCTTTGGTGGATGCACAGGGTCAGTGCCTCCTGAATGAGCTGGTCAAACCTGAGAGCACAGTGGTCAACTACCGCACCAGGTCACTTGCACAAACCTTTCTTATCTCTTTGTCTTTCTGAGCTGCTGCCCTTTCAAATTCAGCCTGTTACACAGGACCTTtcagaaattttcagaaatatttaagaataCAGTTCTTGCTGTGTGACTAAAGTGACCAACATTATGTGTACAATCTGCTGCACAGTGCCCATGGGGCTACCAGGCAGAACCACTGCCATTCTGCAGTGTCCATGGGAAAGTTCTGTTACAAATTAATGATACATGGTACAAGTTTCTCTTCACTACTGGTTATAAAATAAGATGGAGTCCATAGCTAAATTTACTCATATGTAAAAAATGCATAGAGCTTGTACACACCTTTAGGGTGAGGCTCAGGATTATAACAAAAGCAGGCAAAACTCAAGGCTTGTCTTCTTCAAAACTTCACCTGGCTTTATCGAGGATGTGATGTCCCAGTCCTCTTGGGTTACTTGGAAGCATCTCCCTTCACCATCAGACTTCCAGTAATTCGTTACCTGTGCTGTCTGATGCCAACTGTATCACTTAAGATTACCTGGGAGAAATAAACTTTTGAAGTAGATGTGGTAGCACTCTTAGCAGTTTAGCTGCAGTATATCCTCTGATGTTGGAACAGAAAACAGTAAATAGCATTCTGTGATTTGCTACACCGAGTTCATATTTTATAGGACCTGCTTGTAATATTTTCCAGCACACAGTGTTGCTAATGTGTTGCTTTTAACTCACTCAACTTTTGTTTTGAAGATTCTCAGGAATCACAAAGAAAATGCTTCTTCCAGTGAAGACAAGACTGTCAGACATCCAGACCAGGCTAAAAAAAATGCTTCCCCATGATGCAGTGTTGGTGGGTCATTCTTTAAATTCTGATCTTCAGGCTTTGGAAGTGAGTATGTTTTTAAGAGTGTTTTTCCTGACCCTGTGTTATTCATTTCACACCTGGACACTCTTTAACAATTGCTCTTTTTATTAGCAAACACTTGttaattcctttttattatGAATAACCCTATCTGTAAGGATTTAAAGGTCAAGAACTCTCATTACAGTTCTAAAATTTGCAAGGGGCTGTTCAGAAACAAAAGTCTGTCCAGACACAGATATTGTTGCAACTGCAGCTTTACCCCTCTGCTTCAGCCAGATGCTTCTGGTAGCTCTGTCATGGGGAGAACTGAAGTCCTTTCTGTGGGTAATTTAACCAATCTAAAATGCTTGAATCATAATTAATCTTTCTAACCCAATCTAGATCTTCCCACTAGAGTGGGAAGTAGAAAGGAGAGTTGGACTTGTTTCATTATTCATTTTGCTGTCTTGTGGATGTGAGGTATCTGTCAGAGAGAAACTGGCAGCTGAAATTAAAAGGCAGAGGCACAAAAAATTGTGGAGTTACTGTCCAGTTCTGTATGTCTGCTGTTCTTAAACTAAACAGGGAATGATTTTTCTCCTCCAGATGATCCACCCCAGTGTTATTGATACTTCACTGCTTTTCGCCAGAAGTGAAGGTCGAAGATTTAAGCTGAAATTTCTAGCCAAAGCTGTTTTAGGGTAAGATTATTACTGTACTGTCATGGGAAAGATTAGAAACTGTCATGGTGGGTCATAGGGTCTTACTCTGCCACTAATAGTAtcagaattattattttgttactAAGATTCAAAAGAAAGGAGCAGGTTGTGCGAGTAAGACACGGTAAAAAGGAATTTAGTGGCTGCTTGAAACATCAGGGAGCATAATAAATGGGCTTGTCTTTGAGCAAGCAGGAATGTTGTGACCCAACCAGATTTGAGTCCCAGCAAAACTCGCCTTCCTGCAGGGCTGTAGAGGTGTACTGAATTGTAGAACAACAGAGGTACTCTGGCTCACACAGATGAGAGCTGTTTCAGTTGGCAAGAAAGAAAGGTTAGTGCATGAAAGTCTGATCTTCTGACTTAAATCATATTTCTCAGTGCATCAGCTACCACTGGATAGTATCTTAGTGAGATAGTTCTCCCTGTGCTCACAGTGAATGGCAATGCTCTGCAGTTCCAAACTTCACTGAACTGGAAGTTGCCTTCCTCCCTGTGTGCAAATTGTGAGTTGAACCATTGGTcaagaaagaagtaaaatttaaaattagtcATGCATCAGAATAGCAAGTATTAGCACTGCTTCTGTCAAATTTCCCCTGTACtaggcactggtgaggccacacctcgagggctgtgtccagttctgggccccccagtttgggaaggaccttgagacacttgagcacgtccagaggaggcaacgaggctggtgaggggctgggaacacaaaccctgtgaggaacgactgagggagctggggttgtttagcctggagaaaaggagactcaggggtgacctcatcactctctacaacttcctgagaGGTGATTGTGGGCAGGTGGGAGtcggtctctttctccaggcagcaactgacagaacaagaggagaCAGActaagctgtgccaagggaagtataggttggatattaggaagaagttttttgcagaaagagtgataaagtattGCAGTGGTCTGCCtggagaggtggtggagtcatcatccctggatgtgtttaaaaaaaggctGGATGTGGTACTCAGTGCCATAGTTTAGTTAAGGTGttcaatgatcttgaaggtctctttcaacctggtgattctgtgattgtgtaAATTCCATAAACCATTTTGCTCAACATTGCCAAAAAATTTCTTGCAGTATCTTTTGGGAATATTTCACAAGAATGCTGCTGCACAGAACTTAAATCCTTTTTGGAGAGGGGAAAGCTCTTTTACCTGGAAAGGACCCAGTTTAGAAAAGACAGGATATTTGTCAGTGTGGAAAAACAAGATAACCTGCCTGTACACCTAATTTTGATGCCCTAGGAAGGAGATCCAGTGTGAACAGAGACTTGGGCATGATCCTACAGAAGATGCTAGAGCTGCATTGGAATTAGCTCAATTCTTCATTGAGCAAGGACCAACAAAGGTATTTATATCTAATTAAGATTTCTGTCCTAAAATATGGAACATAATGTTATTGTGTtgtcaaagaaaaaaacttcaCTCCTGCCCATCCTCCTGTtgatttaaaagagaaaatggagCTATGATAGAGGCCCCAGTTTTGACAGCTTGTTACTTCCAGCCTATATCCAGGTACCTGAATAACCTGGGCACTACCAGTGCTCAGTACTCACATCAGCCAGCATTGCTGCTGATCCTGAAGAGGACACTGGGTAAAGAAGAATTGAGACACTTCCAGCCTGCAGGAATGgctgtaatttttttagatGAAAGGAGAGACCTTGTGTGTTATGGTAGTGATTCAGCTGGTTTTATGAGTCCCTTGTGTTGTTGATTTCGGAGAGAACTTTCTTGGAGATGATTGCCTGTTGATGCTGTGAGCGCTGCATGCTCGAAAATgacaacagaaaataataagGCAAGAAATTAATGCCCATGTTTCTCCACTGCTGGAGTGTGCCTCTGTGACTCACAGGGAAAGCACAGGCTTTTTGGTCAGTTACAATTAGCTGATGAGATGAAAGCCAGCTAATAATCTACTTCCTTCCCCAAGGTAGCAGAACTAAACTTGGAGATGCTTCTGACAGCTGAAAAACTGGCTGAGGTCTCACAGAACAAAGCTGCTCTACAGCCACAAGGATGTGGGTTCCAGAAACAGCTGAATGAGCCTCCACCATTATCCAAACCATGGTAATAAGATTCTCAAATATGTatgtttttccttcagttgAATCCTCAGTAAAATCAAACAAGTGCCTTACGATTTTCAGAAGCCGTCAGGATCTTCAAACAGACACAAATAATTGCAGCATAGTGCTGAAAAACTTTAAGCAGTTTCATCTTAAATTTCACAGAGTATTTCCTAGGCTTCCTTTGATGTTGTGGACAAGGATATTCTTTCAAATTTCTTACATGAATTGTAATTCTCTGACAAGCATTTCTTGAAAGTTTTTATTCCCCATATTGAAAAGTATTGTGATTCACAGTGTACTTCTCTCTGATAGTTTTTTAGATTGTCTGCAGGAGACTGGCCAAAAACCCCTCCTTTTGGGCAGACAGGGATTAGACTCTTCCGGCCTGTGTCAGAGTAACCTGAGCACTTCAAACAAACAGGTGAATGGACTTAGAGTGGGTTGGTCTAAGCATCAAAATAGTTCAAAGTTGTTCTTGTTCTGGGAGTGGGTAGATGAGTCCTATTTTAAAAGCTGACTGACAGTACTGTTAGCAATAGTGTTAATACCAGGTTAGCTAAATCCATTTGAGCATTTCGGAAATGAGCTTTGATCCTCTGCATCCTCTCCTGACTCACCCCAGAAGAATTTCTGCCTGAGGGCTTTCTTGgacaataatgaaaattaaagttGGGAGTTAAATTCAATAGCCTTGTTTCTCATCCTCTGCAGTACAATTGTCTTGTACCTCTTTGAGCCTTGTGTGCTCTTGTCCCTCTAGATTCTTCAGAGAGCCTTGGAAGATGTTCCTCTGTCCAAATTCAGTATCATTGGGTTCAGTTTGGGTCCAGAGTATCTTGCATCTCACCTTCATGCTGGACTTTATGAAAAggtattattttttgtttgtgaatagttttcatactgagcTTGTAGAGATGTGATTTATCAGAGGCACTGACTAGTTAGTTCCTTTGCTTTGTGAAGTGCCTTCTCTAATCTGTGTTCCAACAGGTGAGAAGCAAGCTGACTGACATGCTGACAATTTACGCAGGTCCTTTTGACGAAAACTTTTGCATGAAGTCTGTGAAGAAGGAATTTGGGAGGTGTGGACCAATCCAGTCCCTTGCAGTGGTAACTGAAACATTCCAGGTGAGGAGCACTCAAAGGTTGCTGACAGGCCTGGAAGGTCTGAGTAAACTCTTGGAAGGTATGGATTAGAACCAAAGAAATACCAGTTATtctgtttggagtttttttgtggTAGTTGAAGTCATCAACTACAATCATTCAGGGTGCCTAAAAAGCTGCCCCACACAATAACAAGTGCAGCTTGTGTGCTGCTCAGAGGACTTGAAACACTGGGGAAGCTGAGGTGGTTTTTGTCCTTCTAAAGAGAACTGATATGTTAAGGCCTTAAACAgccaaaggagaaaaagaaagggtAGCATTAATTGAAGAGTTAATTGAAGGGGGTTTTAAACAGCTAGAGTATGTGGAGTGTTACATATTTACCCCCAAACTTTTTTATATTATTCTAGTTCTAAAAGAAAGCACAAGTTTATTGAGacatgactttttaaaaagggaGGGCTAATGTGTCGCATTGGTAAACCTGAAGTATCTTACTCTTCTATTTCAAGCCATATGTCTGTATCCAGTATGAAGTGCTGGAAGCTGCCCAGCTTGCTGTGGAAAGCCTGAATGGAGCTGAGGTAGCAGGATCCTGCATTAAGGTAAAGACAAACAGCAAAAGTTATGTTcagcccaggcacagcctccAACACGTCTGTAACATCACAGCAGTGTGTCTGGGCAAATGCTGGCTGCTTGTGCTGTTACAATCTCCATGTCCCTGCACAATTTAGGGCCACtggcagaaaggaaaaggctggatccctctttttttcctttctgcctgtCAGCAGAAGGGAGTTAGAAAACATTCTGACCTCCAGCTGCATCTTGAAAAGGCAGATCCAAGTAACAGGGCTATACTGAGTATGGCATTGTAGTTTTATAGTGTCCCTTTATCATGACTAATTAAGTTGGCCTTCATTAGTCGTATTTATTTCAAGTGATGGAAAATAACCTGTCTACTTTTGGTAATGGgagaaaaacactttaaaatagaagctcagagcacagagcagtgtGGGCTCACATGCTTCTTATTTCTGCTGCATCCACCCCAGGTCCAGAGACCAGTCACTGCAGCAATGCTGGACTGCAATGTTCTGATTAAGGAATTAGAACTGGATGTAGAAAATGAAGGTGTGATTTATGTGGCTGGTCTAAAGAAGTCATTAACAGAGACAGACTTGCAAGAAGAATTCAGCCAGTTGAAAGACCTGGAAACACTGTTCCTGCCAAAGGATCTTCAGAGTGGAAAGCACAGGAACTGCTGTTTCCTCAGTAAGTAGCTTCACACACAGCCTGCATATTTCCTTCAAATAAGCTCATTCAGCGGCCCTTGGGACTTTGCACAGGCACAGCAAGAGCTACTGAAACATAGGTAGGGATggtatttaaaatacttcagtgaAAGCACATAGTGTTTGGAGGAGCACTTTACAGCTAAatatttaagaggaaaaaatacctgcttaaaaaaactccacaaacaTTTACTTTGAAAATGTTAGGGAAGCTAATGGGCTCCAGTACTTCCATGTGAGGGAGGGGTGGCTACTATGCAGCTTGACCCAGACCAGTAATCGCCTCTGAAAGGTGAGAACAGCTCGgtgagtgctgctgcagccaaCTGGCATTTCTAGTCTGATGTTTATCTGTAGCAAGATGAGGATCTGCTTGCTGCAGTGATttgtttctcctctccctccagcTCCACACCTTTAGCTCTGTTTTGTAGGTGCCAAGGAGGGTAGGAACAGCATTGCCAAAGCATGTTCCCTTCTCTGCATTTCAGAATTCCAGAAAACCCAGAGTGCTGTGGATGCCCTTGAAGCTATAAATGGATGGACCATGAAGGGTAGCAAGCTAAGAAGTAGGAATGCCCTTGCTCCAGGTCACCTCTGGAGATGGATTTGGCAGATGAATCACAGCAATGGGAAACAAGGAAAACACATCTTCTATGAGAAAATGGAGCAGCTGTCTGACTCTGTGAGTGTGAGGCTCTGCTGATGTTTGTTGCAATTAGTGAGTCCCAGGGACTGCCCTGGGAACCTGCAGTGGTAACTTTGAGCTGACTGAGGTGCAGAGCTGCTTGTGACAGAAGGGTCTCCTTGTGCTGGAACAAAGGAGCTGCCAAGGATCAGTTTCCATAGAGCACTTTGAGAGGTAATTCCACACGAGATAAGGGGATGTTTGCAGGGCACTGCATAATGTTCAAACCATTTAGCTGCACAGGGCAGTGGGtggagctgcccaggagctgAAGCCTGGCACTGGAGAGCTGACAAGAGTCACAGGGAGAGGTGAGTGGCTGTGGGACTGCACAGGAAGGAAGAGCTCTAGTTGAGGGATGGAGATGCAGCTCTCATTTTTACTGTGGTGCCATTTGAGCAGGGCCTGTGGTTCTGCAGCTGGGCCACTGCACTGCCAagtgccaggcaggagcagcatcaCTCCTGCTTTCACCTGGGCCATCCCACAGGTCAGCCTCCCCACACACTTAGAAGTATAATTGCTTGAATGGAGGACTAGAATGCTTCTGTTCTCTTATGCAGGAGCAGGATCTAAGGAAAAAGGTGAAGAAGTTAGACAACCAT from Poecile atricapillus isolate bPoeAtr1 chromosome 14, bPoeAtr1.hap1, whole genome shotgun sequence carries:
- the REXO5 gene encoding RNA exonuclease 5 isoform X2, whose amino-acid sequence is MAKGLCLNGRKRPGEAAEGPRAARKRRKADGGGPGLGREEKSCHLSAALLGEDSEISQDHLYELLKYAALGKCHSAAQPSWCRIYHQSHLAGVVVVVLHEMSQLHFYRFYLQFKHLRKVFRHRFTLAPSANFPVSLYGERTNPKPQNTPQGLTSTSSEYVIKSSDLQCDPIIQRYGEKKKGLTSYTLTLEEQKKNDYPIEGSPGCKGYISTECDQQRTDSSPLFGLDCEMCLTAKGNEVIRVSLVDAQGQCLLNELVKPESTVVNYRTRFSGITKKMLLPVKTRLSDIQTRLKKMLPHDAVLVGHSLNSDLQALEMIHPSVIDTSLLFARSEGRRFKLKFLAKAVLGKEIQCEQRLGHDPTEDARAALELAQFFIEQGPTKVAELNLEMLLTAEKLAEVSQNKAALQPQGCGFQKQLNEPPPLSKPCFLDCLQETGQKPLLLGRQGLDSSGLCQSNLSTSNKQILQRALEDVPLSKFSIIGFSLGPEYLASHLHAGLYEKVRSKLTDMLTIYAGPFDENFCMKSVKKEFGRCGPIQSLAVVTETFQPYVCIQYEVLEAAQLAVESLNGAEVAGSCIKVQRPVTAAMLDCNVLIKELELDVENEGVIYVAGLKKSLTETDLQEEFSQLKDLETLFLPKDLQSGKHRNCCFLKFQKTQSAVDALEAINGWTMKGSKLRSRNALAPGHLWRWIWQMNHSNGKQGKHIFYEKMEQLSDSEQDLRKKVKKLDNHIKKLYRSLQSNTLCVVLFPGVNSTNGSQSGLGLMGIKDDEGRSAC
- the REXO5 gene encoding RNA exonuclease 5 isoform X1; translated protein: MAKGLCLNGRKRPGEAAEGPRAARKRRKADGGGPGLGREEKSCHLSAALLGEDSEISQDHLYELLKYAALGKCHSAAQPSWCRIYHQSHLAGVVVVVLHEMSQLHFYRFYLQFKHLRKVFRHRFTLAPSANFPVSLYGERTNPKPQNTPQGSPGCKGYISTECDQQRTDSSPLFGLDCEMCLTAKGNEVIRVSLVDAQGQCLLNELVKPESTVVNYRTRFSGITKKMLLPVKTRLSDIQTRLKKMLPHDAVLVGHSLNSDLQALEMIHPSVIDTSLLFARSEGRRFKLKFLAKAVLGKEIQCEQRLGHDPTEDARAALELAQFFIEQGPTKVAELNLEMLLTAEKLAEVSQNKAALQPQGCGFQKQLNEPPPLSKPCFLDCLQETGQKPLLLGRQGLDSSGLCQSNLSTSNKQILQRALEDVPLSKFSIIGFSLGPEYLASHLHAGLYEKVRSKLTDMLTIYAGPFDENFCMKSVKKEFGRCGPIQSLAVVTETFQPYVCIQYEVLEAAQLAVESLNGAEVAGSCIKVQRPVTAAMLDCNVLIKELELDVENEGVIYVAGLKKSLTETDLQEEFSQLKDLETLFLPKDLQSGKHRNCCFLKFQKTQSAVDALEAINGWTMKGSKLRSRNALAPGHLWRWIWQMNHSNGKQGKHIFYEKMEQLSDSEQDLRKKVKKLDNHIKKLYRSLQSNTLCVVLFPGVNSTNGSQSGLGLMGIKDDEGRSAC